The Candidatus Methylomirabilis sp. sequence CGGTCGCTGTCTTTCTCAATCCGCTCCAACGGCTGGCCCGTGTGATTGGCGATAATTCGGTCCAACTCCTGTCGCATCCGAAGGATCTCTTTTGCCTGGATCTGGATGTCGGACGCCTGCCCCTGGGCTCCCCCGTAGGGTTGGTGGATCATGATCCGTGCGTGGGGAAGGGCATAGCGTTTCTTCTTGGCGCCGGCCGCCAACAGGAGCGCAGCGCCACTGGCCGCTTGACCCATACAGATCGTCTCGATGGCCGGCTTGATATACTGCATCGTATCATAGATCGCCAGTGAGGCAGTGACCGACCCGCCCGGTGAGTTGATGTAGAGGTGGATATCTTTGTCAGGGTCTTCGGCTTCCAGGAAGAGGAGCTGGGCGATCACCAGATTTGACTCGGCATCATCGATCGGGGTCCCGATGAACAGGATCCGGTCCTTCAGGAGGCGGGAGAAGATATCGTAAGCTCGCTCACCTCGGCTGGTCTGCTCAACCACCATTGGAATCAGTTGCATCACGTACGTACTCCCTTTATGTGGTGCTCAGGCGAGGGTCACGAGGTTGACCCCATCCACAACATTGGCCCGCTCATACAGAAGATCGAGCGCTTTCCGCTCCAGTAATTGCATTCGAATGGTTTCAATCCGCCCCTCCCGCTCTAGCAGCTTGCGGAAGGCTTCCGGTTTCTGGTTCAAGGCGACGGCGGTCGATTCGACCTCTTCGTGCAATTCCTCATCCGACACAACAATCCCTTCCTGCTTCGCCACCGCCTCCAGCAAGAGAGAATTTCGCACCCGTTTTAAGGCAAGCTCTCCCGCCTTGGTCCGCATCGCCTCTTCTTCACTCTGAGCGGAGGTTGCCTTGTGTCCGCCAACGCTCCGCCTCAAGTCAGTAAGGATCGCCTCGAGCTC is a genomic window containing:
- the clpP gene encoding ATP-dependent Clp endopeptidase proteolytic subunit ClpP, yielding MQLIPMVVEQTSRGERAYDIFSRLLKDRILFIGTPIDDAESNLVIAQLLFLEAEDPDKDIHLYINSPGGSVTASLAIYDTMQYIKPAIETICMGQAASGAALLLAAGAKKKRYALPHARIMIHQPYGGAQGQASDIQIQAKEILRMRQELDRIIANHTGQPLERIEKDSDRDFFMSPEEAKEYGLIDEVIHSREGLPLSAAAPAL